Proteins from one Setaria italica strain Yugu1 chromosome V, Setaria_italica_v2.0, whole genome shotgun sequence genomic window:
- the LOC101758683 gene encoding auxin response factor 4 isoform X1, translating to MPPAIMAPPPTPQAPSNSGDPLYPELWRACAGPLVTVPRPGDLVFYFPQGHIEQVEASMNQVAGNQMRLYDLPSKLLCRVLNVELKAETDTDEVYAQIMLMPEPEQNEVAAEKASSGSAATPRPAVRSFCKTLTASDTSTHGGFSVLRRHADECLPPLDMTQSPPTQELVAKDLHGMEWRFRHIFRGQPRRHLLQSGWSVFVSSKRLVAGDAFIFLRGENGELRVGVRRAMRQLSNIPSSVISSQSMHLGVLATAWHAINTKSMFTVYYKPRTSPSEFIIPYDQYMESLKNNYSIGMRFRMRFEGEEAPEQRFTGTIVGCENLDPLWPDSSWRYLKVRWDEPSTIPRPERVSPWKIEPASSPPVNPLPVSSRVKRPRQNAPQPSPESSVLTKEGASKVDIGSAQTQHQNSVLQGQEQMTLRNNMNESTDSDATVQKPMMWSPSPNGKTHTSFQQRPSMDNWMPLGRRETDFKDNRSAFKDARTSSQSFGDTQGFFMQTFDDNQHRLSFNNQFQDQGSAHRFADPYFFMPQQPSLTVESSTRTQTANNELRFWSDQNTVYGNTTDQQGFRYGQNPSNWLNQPFPLVEQPRVVRPHASVAPFDLEKTREGSGFKIFGFKVDTASASPIQLSSPMSAMREHVVQTQPSASVNELQPVQTECLPEGSVSTAGTSTENEKSIQQATQSSKDIQSKSQGASTRSCTKVHKQGVALGRSVDLSKFSDYDELKAELDKMFEFEGELVSANKNWQIVYTDNEGDMMLVGDDPWEEFCSIVRKIYIYTKEEVQKMNSKSSAPRKEEPPAAGEVCAATNE from the exons ATGCCGCCCGCCatcatggcgccgccgccgacgccccaGGCACCGTCGAACTCAG GGGATCCGCTGTACCCGGAGCTCTggcgcgcctgcgccggcccgcTCGTCACCGTCCCGCGCCCCGGTGACCTCGTCTTCTACTTCCCGCAGGGACACATCGAGCAG GTGGAGGCGTCCATGAACCAGGTCGCCGGAAACCAGATGCGACTCTACGATCTGCCCTCCAAGCTGCTCTGCCGCGTGCTCAACGTCGAGCTCAAG GCGGAGACGGATACCGACGAGGTCTACGCACAGATCATGCTGATGCCAGAGCCCGAG CAGAACGAGGTAGCGGCTGAGAAGGCGAGTTCTGGGTCTGCCGCCACGCCGAGGCCAGCAGTCAGGTCCTTCTGCAAGACTCTCACCGCGTCCGACACCAGCACACACGGTGGCTTCTCTGTGCTGCGCCGCCACGCTGACGAGTGCCTCCCTCCCCTG GATATGACCCAGTCGCCTCCCACACAGGAGCTTGTGGCGAAGGATCTGCATGGCATGGAGTGGCGCTTCCGCCACATCTTTCGTG GGCAACCTAGGAGGCATCTCCTTCAGAGTGGCTGGAGTGTGTTTGTTAGTTCTAAAAGGCTTGTTGCTGGCGACGCCTTCATTTTCCTCAG AGGAGAAAATGGTGAACTTCGAGTTGGTGTTAGGCGGGCtatgaggcagctgtcgaacatACCTTCTTCAGTCATATCTAGCCAAAGCATGCACCTCGGAGTCCTTGCAACTGCTTGGCATGCCATCAACACTAAATCCATGTTCACTGTGTACTACAAACCTCG GACGAGCCCCTCAGAGTTCATCATACCATATGATCAGTATATGGAGTCATTAAAAAACAATTATTCTATTGGGATGAGATTTAGGATGCGGTTTGAAGGTGAAGAGGCACCAGAGCAGAG GTTTACTGGTACTATAGTTGGTTGTGAAAATCTTGACCCACTATGGCCTGATTCAAGTTGGAGATACTTGAAG GTGCGTTGGGATGAGCCTTCAACTATCCCACGTCCAGAAAGGGTCTCTCCTTGGAAGATAGAGCCTGCCTCATCACCTCCTGTCAATCCCCTTCCAGTTTCTTCTAGAGTCAAGAGACCTAGACAAAATGCTCCCCAGCCTTCACCTGAATCATCTGTTCTTACAAAAGAAG GTGCATCTAAGGTTGATATTGGTTCTGCTCAAACACAACATCAAAACTCGGTCTTGCAAGGTCAAGAGCAGATGACCTTGAGAAACAACATGAATGAAAGTACCGACTCTGATGCCACTGTTCAGAAACCTATGATGTGGTCCCCATCACCCAATGGGAAAACCCACACTAGTTTTCAGCAGAGACCCTCTATGGATAATTGGATGCCATTGGGAAGGCGTGAAACTGATTTCAAGGACAACCGTTCTGCATTCAAGGATGCCCGTACATCCTCTCAATCATTTGGAGATACCCAGGGGTTCTTTATGCAAACTTTTGATGACAATCAGCACCGTCTTTCTTTCAACAATCAGTTTCAAGATCAAGGCTCAGCTCATCGCTTTGCGGACCCATACTTCTTTATGCCTCAGCAACCTTCTCTGACTGTTGAATCAAGCACAAGGACGCAAACAGCAAACAACGAGTTGCGATTCTGGAGCGATCAGAATACGGTCTATGGTAACACAACTGATCAGCAGGGTTTCAGATATGGACAGAATCCATCAAATTGGTTGAATCAGCCATTCCCCCTGGTTGAACAGCCACGAGTTGTCAGACCTCACGCATCGGTTGCTCCATTTGATTTAGAGAAGACAAGAGAAGGCAGCGGGTTTAAGATTTTTGGGTTCAAAGTTGATACCGCGAGTGCATCTCCTATTCAGTTGAGCTCTCCGATGTCTGCAATGCGGGAGCATGTGGTACAAACTCAACCATCAGCATCGGTGAATGAATTGCAACCCGTGCAAACTGAATGCTTGCCTGAGGGGTCTGTAAGCACAGCTGGAACATCAACTGAGAATGAGAAAAGCATTCAGCAAGCTACACAAAGTTCAAAAGATATTCAAAGCAAGTCCCAGGGTGCTTCAACAAGGAGTTGCACGAAG GTTCATAAGCAAGGAGTTGCACTTGGCAGATCTGTGGACCTCTCAAAGTTCAGTGACTATGATGAGCTCAAAGCAGAACTAGACAAAATGTTTGAATTTGAGGGTGAATTGGTATCTGCTAACAAGAACTGGCAGATTGTTTATACCGACAATGAGGGTGATATGATGCTTGTGGGAGATGACCCGTGGGA AGAGTTCTGCAGCATAGTGCGCAAGATCTACATTTACACGAAGGAGGAGGTCCAGAAGATGAACTCAAAATCATCTGCCCCAAGAAAGGAGGAACCTCCAGCTGCTGGTGAAGTATGTGCAGCCACAAATGAGTAG
- the LOC101758683 gene encoding auxin response factor 4 isoform X2 — MPPAIMAPPPTPQAPSNSGDPLYPELWRACAGPLVTVPRPGDLVFYFPQGHIEQVEASMNQVAGNQMRLYDLPSKLLCRVLNVELKAETDTDEVYAQIMLMPEPENEVAAEKASSGSAATPRPAVRSFCKTLTASDTSTHGGFSVLRRHADECLPPLDMTQSPPTQELVAKDLHGMEWRFRHIFRGQPRRHLLQSGWSVFVSSKRLVAGDAFIFLRGENGELRVGVRRAMRQLSNIPSSVISSQSMHLGVLATAWHAINTKSMFTVYYKPRTSPSEFIIPYDQYMESLKNNYSIGMRFRMRFEGEEAPEQRFTGTIVGCENLDPLWPDSSWRYLKVRWDEPSTIPRPERVSPWKIEPASSPPVNPLPVSSRVKRPRQNAPQPSPESSVLTKEGASKVDIGSAQTQHQNSVLQGQEQMTLRNNMNESTDSDATVQKPMMWSPSPNGKTHTSFQQRPSMDNWMPLGRRETDFKDNRSAFKDARTSSQSFGDTQGFFMQTFDDNQHRLSFNNQFQDQGSAHRFADPYFFMPQQPSLTVESSTRTQTANNELRFWSDQNTVYGNTTDQQGFRYGQNPSNWLNQPFPLVEQPRVVRPHASVAPFDLEKTREGSGFKIFGFKVDTASASPIQLSSPMSAMREHVVQTQPSASVNELQPVQTECLPEGSVSTAGTSTENEKSIQQATQSSKDIQSKSQGASTRSCTKVHKQGVALGRSVDLSKFSDYDELKAELDKMFEFEGELVSANKNWQIVYTDNEGDMMLVGDDPWEEFCSIVRKIYIYTKEEVQKMNSKSSAPRKEEPPAAGEVCAATNE, encoded by the exons ATGCCGCCCGCCatcatggcgccgccgccgacgccccaGGCACCGTCGAACTCAG GGGATCCGCTGTACCCGGAGCTCTggcgcgcctgcgccggcccgcTCGTCACCGTCCCGCGCCCCGGTGACCTCGTCTTCTACTTCCCGCAGGGACACATCGAGCAG GTGGAGGCGTCCATGAACCAGGTCGCCGGAAACCAGATGCGACTCTACGATCTGCCCTCCAAGCTGCTCTGCCGCGTGCTCAACGTCGAGCTCAAG GCGGAGACGGATACCGACGAGGTCTACGCACAGATCATGCTGATGCCAGAGCCCGAG AACGAGGTAGCGGCTGAGAAGGCGAGTTCTGGGTCTGCCGCCACGCCGAGGCCAGCAGTCAGGTCCTTCTGCAAGACTCTCACCGCGTCCGACACCAGCACACACGGTGGCTTCTCTGTGCTGCGCCGCCACGCTGACGAGTGCCTCCCTCCCCTG GATATGACCCAGTCGCCTCCCACACAGGAGCTTGTGGCGAAGGATCTGCATGGCATGGAGTGGCGCTTCCGCCACATCTTTCGTG GGCAACCTAGGAGGCATCTCCTTCAGAGTGGCTGGAGTGTGTTTGTTAGTTCTAAAAGGCTTGTTGCTGGCGACGCCTTCATTTTCCTCAG AGGAGAAAATGGTGAACTTCGAGTTGGTGTTAGGCGGGCtatgaggcagctgtcgaacatACCTTCTTCAGTCATATCTAGCCAAAGCATGCACCTCGGAGTCCTTGCAACTGCTTGGCATGCCATCAACACTAAATCCATGTTCACTGTGTACTACAAACCTCG GACGAGCCCCTCAGAGTTCATCATACCATATGATCAGTATATGGAGTCATTAAAAAACAATTATTCTATTGGGATGAGATTTAGGATGCGGTTTGAAGGTGAAGAGGCACCAGAGCAGAG GTTTACTGGTACTATAGTTGGTTGTGAAAATCTTGACCCACTATGGCCTGATTCAAGTTGGAGATACTTGAAG GTGCGTTGGGATGAGCCTTCAACTATCCCACGTCCAGAAAGGGTCTCTCCTTGGAAGATAGAGCCTGCCTCATCACCTCCTGTCAATCCCCTTCCAGTTTCTTCTAGAGTCAAGAGACCTAGACAAAATGCTCCCCAGCCTTCACCTGAATCATCTGTTCTTACAAAAGAAG GTGCATCTAAGGTTGATATTGGTTCTGCTCAAACACAACATCAAAACTCGGTCTTGCAAGGTCAAGAGCAGATGACCTTGAGAAACAACATGAATGAAAGTACCGACTCTGATGCCACTGTTCAGAAACCTATGATGTGGTCCCCATCACCCAATGGGAAAACCCACACTAGTTTTCAGCAGAGACCCTCTATGGATAATTGGATGCCATTGGGAAGGCGTGAAACTGATTTCAAGGACAACCGTTCTGCATTCAAGGATGCCCGTACATCCTCTCAATCATTTGGAGATACCCAGGGGTTCTTTATGCAAACTTTTGATGACAATCAGCACCGTCTTTCTTTCAACAATCAGTTTCAAGATCAAGGCTCAGCTCATCGCTTTGCGGACCCATACTTCTTTATGCCTCAGCAACCTTCTCTGACTGTTGAATCAAGCACAAGGACGCAAACAGCAAACAACGAGTTGCGATTCTGGAGCGATCAGAATACGGTCTATGGTAACACAACTGATCAGCAGGGTTTCAGATATGGACAGAATCCATCAAATTGGTTGAATCAGCCATTCCCCCTGGTTGAACAGCCACGAGTTGTCAGACCTCACGCATCGGTTGCTCCATTTGATTTAGAGAAGACAAGAGAAGGCAGCGGGTTTAAGATTTTTGGGTTCAAAGTTGATACCGCGAGTGCATCTCCTATTCAGTTGAGCTCTCCGATGTCTGCAATGCGGGAGCATGTGGTACAAACTCAACCATCAGCATCGGTGAATGAATTGCAACCCGTGCAAACTGAATGCTTGCCTGAGGGGTCTGTAAGCACAGCTGGAACATCAACTGAGAATGAGAAAAGCATTCAGCAAGCTACACAAAGTTCAAAAGATATTCAAAGCAAGTCCCAGGGTGCTTCAACAAGGAGTTGCACGAAG GTTCATAAGCAAGGAGTTGCACTTGGCAGATCTGTGGACCTCTCAAAGTTCAGTGACTATGATGAGCTCAAAGCAGAACTAGACAAAATGTTTGAATTTGAGGGTGAATTGGTATCTGCTAACAAGAACTGGCAGATTGTTTATACCGACAATGAGGGTGATATGATGCTTGTGGGAGATGACCCGTGGGA AGAGTTCTGCAGCATAGTGCGCAAGATCTACATTTACACGAAGGAGGAGGTCCAGAAGATGAACTCAAAATCATCTGCCCCAAGAAAGGAGGAACCTCCAGCTGCTGGTGAAGTATGTGCAGCCACAAATGAGTAG